A genomic stretch from Aquila chrysaetos chrysaetos chromosome 1, bAquChr1.4, whole genome shotgun sequence includes:
- the LOC115343620 gene encoding transmembrane emp24 domain-containing protein 11-like → MKSQLTGFLMNFCISFSLALYFHSGEREEKCIIEDVPSDTLVIGNYKVQRWDIHKQDFLESAPGLGMFVTVTTPAAEVLLSKLYGPQGTFSFTSYLSGEHVICLQSNSTRFVAFAGSKLRIHLDIRVGEHFLDESVVQAKDKVNEVNFRLEHLIEQIHHISKEQNYEREREEKFRKTSEETNSNILWWAIVQTLILISIGIWQIKSLRDFFISKKLV, encoded by the exons atgaaaagccAATTAACAGGATTTCTTATGaacttttgcatttctttttcacttgctttgtattttcatagtggagaaagagaagagaaatgcataATCGAAGACGTTCCCAGTGACACGTTGGTAATTG GGAATTACAAAGTACAACGCTGGGATATACATAAGCAAGACTTTCTGGAGTCTGCTCCTGGTTTGGGAATGTTTGTGACTGTCACAACTCCTGCTGCTGAG GTACTATTGTCAAAACTGTATGGGCCAcaaggaacattttcttttacatcctATCTATCTGGGGAGCATGTTATCTGTTTACAGTCTAACTCCACAAGATTTGTGGCATTTGCAGGAAGTAAACTG cgTATCCATTTGGACATTAGAGTTGGAGAACATTTTTTGGATGAATCTGTTGTTCAAGCCAAAGACAAAGTGAATGAAGTTAACTTTAGACTAGAACATCTAATTGAGCAAATTCATCATATATCCAAAGAACAAAACTATGAAAGA gagCGTGAAGAAAAATTTCGGAAGACAAGTGAAGAAACCAACAGCAATATTTTGTGGTGGGCTATTGTACAAACACTAATCCTCATCTCCATTGGAATCTGGCAAATCAAATCTCTCAGAGATTTCTTCATATCTAAGAAGCTTGTTTAA
- the SPON2 gene encoding spondin-2 codes for MLFANLESLKITIIVGPKGPSSGINSKTPTVFSCRPTQLPAKAGALPLPVLQRKYLGMENLMFVYCSCKVIWTLLVTILGYASSLPVGDDSICTAEELAKYSIIFTGKWSQTAFPKQYPLYRPPPQWSSMLGVTHSSDYSMWKKNEYASNGVRDFAEKGEAWVLMKEIEEAGEKIQSVHGIFSAPAISSGTGQTFTELEAHSRHPLVSFVVRIVPSPDWFVGIDSLNLCEGDHWVEEISVDLFPYDAGTDSGFTFSSPNFATIPQDTVTEITCSSPSHPANSFYYPKLKILPPIAQVTMVKLKKNQLGLSAPYFNLPAKSNEIIDSVSETPLDCEVSQWSSWGLCRGLCRKTGTKIRTRFVLLQPANNGMPCPNLDEETGCEPENCV; via the exons ATGCTTTTTGCAAACCTGGAAAGTCTAAAGATTACAATAATTGTTGGACCAAAGGGACCCTCTTCAGGCATAAATAGCAAGACTCCTACTGTCTTCTCTTGCAGACCAACTCAGCTGCCAGCAAAAGCAGGTGCTCTCCCCCTACCAGTGCTCCAGAGGAAATATTTA GGAATGGAAAACCTGATGTTTGTCTACTGCTCCTGTAAAGTTATCTGGACATTACTTGTAACAATACTAGGTTATGCCAGCAGCTTGCCTGTGGGTGATGATTCTATTTGCACAGCAGAGGAACTTGCGAAGTACAGCATAATCTTCACAGGGAAATGGAGTCAGACTGCTTTCCCTAAGCAGTATCCACTTTATAGGCCCCCACCACAGTGGTCATCAATGCTAG GTGTTACTCATAGTTCTGACTAcagcatgtggaaaaaaaatgaatacgCCAGCAATGGTGTACGTGATTTTGCTGAAAAGGGTGAAGCATGGGtattaatgaaagaaatagaagaagctggagagaaaattcagagtgtACATGGAAtcttctctgctcctgccatTTCCAGTGGTACAGGACAAACCTTCACTGAATTAGAAGCACATTCAAGACATCCCCTA gtTTCATTTGTTGTACGAATTGTTCCAAGCCCCGACTGGTTTGTGGGTATTGACAGCCTAAATCTCTGTGAAGGAGATCACTGGGTGGAAGAAATATCAGTAGATCTATTTCCTTATGACGCTGGAACTGATAGTGGTTTCACATTTTCCTCCCCAAACTTTGCCACTATTCCACAGGACACAGTTACAGAG atcACTTGTTCCTCTCCAAGTCACCCAGCAAACTCATTTTATTATCCCAAACTCAAAATTTTGCCACCTATTGCTCAAGTAACAATggtgaaattaaagaaaaaccagCTGGGTCTTTCTGCACCTTATTTTAATCTTCCAgctaaaagcaatgaaataataGACTCTGTCTCAG AAACACCACTGGACTGTGAGGTTTCACAATGGTCTTCCTGGGGTCTCTGTAGAGGTCTTTGCAGAAAAACAGGGACCAAGATCAGAACCCGTTTCGTACTTCTTCAGCCTGCCAATAATGGAATGCCTTGTCCAAATCTGGATGAAGAAACAGGATGTGAACCAGAGAATTGtgtctga